AGTATGTGTATACTAATGATTAATATGATTTGTTGACTAGTTGATGCacattaattgaatttttatatacaGTTTCATTTGTGCTTTTACAAATTCCAATGCAGAATTTAAGGTTTTGGTCTTTATGCCTAAGTTGATCAAGAGCTTGTTTGTTGTGGGTtggattatttccaaataaaccACATATTCCAAAATCCATCATCTCATCAAGTGTCACTAATTCCAgtattcaaatcatcaaccaacaTATCAAAATACCCCTactttcttataatattttaaaatattaactactatggatattttggtcattttatccaaataaactacttttacatcaaacaaatttatttacttCTGCATTCAATTGATGAAGCTGACTCCCTAGCTGTTATTTACTTCATTTTCAGAATTTTCAATGGGTTACAAACTTCTGCATTCAATTGGTGCTTTATTCAATTATTGTCATGTGATATGGTTTCCAAGTATGATATTTCATTTCTATCATCCTGTATCTCTAACTTTGTAAAGTGCAGGTTCTCTTTGGACTTGAATATGCTCATGCAATACAGGATATAAGAAAAGCATTGACAGATGTAGCTTCAAGGTTGCATGACTCAGAGTCTAGATCCGTATTTTATTATGCTGATGTAGTTTCTACCATTATCGAGCCATCAAATACAACTTCCAATGGGAAACTGGAGCGGGTTGTCTGTTCAACCGATACTGGAGATGCTAAAGAAGCAGTTACTTCTAAATATAGTATTGGAGGCTTGACATGGAGTTTGCCTAAAGAACTCAAAATAGAAGATTGTTTTCTTTATTGGATTGGTGCTGATAACTCTTCTTTTTCAAATGCTGTGCTCACATTTAATGAATGTGAAATAAGTAAGAAACATGCATTCCTTTACATATTTTAGCTTCTCATATGATTGAAATtctattaaatcattttttttgatCAATTCTATTAAGTTTAACGGTTCTCTTTTattaactcaattttttttttaactttgttgTTGTATTACCAGTCAGATATGATGCTGTAGAAGATTTTTGTGTAAGCGATGTATCTCAACTAAAAAGGATCCTTAAACGCAGGTCATACTTACTTATATGTGCTTGTTTTGTTATcattagtttttttcttttgtcgATCTGCTGGGGTGTTTTCTCAAAGGATATTGTATTTGCAGATATTATTTAGTGGAGAAAGCCAAGGATGCTAATATTGTTGGAATTTTAGTAGGCACTCTTGGTGTAGGTATGTTTGGCTTTTAAGATCCTTCATTTTAcacatttggaaacacttataaTTTATGCTTCTGTCCGGATCCAGATGAGGAACAACcaataaatttttgaatttgtCTATGACTAAGTTTATCTTCCAAACGTATCTGGATTCATATTCAGATAAAAACCAAAAGTGTTTCCATATGGTATTGTTCATTGTATTACGATTCTTATTTTCATAATcctattaaatgtttttatttaaacaatatcCTGAAGCATAGTGATTTAGAATTAGATGAGAAATATACTGATTTCTTAGATTTGAGATTGGATGAGAAGAGAAAAAACCCTAACTGCTAGGATGAGATACAATCTTGAGATCAGAGAGATAGAAACTCTAAGAAGAGATAACAGAATATACAACTAATTTTCAGCTTAACTAAAACATAACCACTACTCTTTTATTCATACTATTCTACTACTAACAGCCATTCTTCATAACCGTCTTTACTTGTAACCGTTAGACGCCTTAACCCCTTTCTTTAGTTCTTCCCTCTGTAATTGCCCTAACCCTACCTCTCAAGTCTCATATCATATCCATGAATGTAATATGAATGAAGCATGATGGGGGTTGTATAATTGCTTGGCCATGAAACGAATGGCAAGGGTTTGGTTTGtctcttaggccttgtttgatgaagggttatttgaatttgcTCCAAATAACCCTGAATCTCATCATCAATTAtatcattcaaataatcaaccaaattaattatccttactttatttttcttataacgttttaaataataatggtattcacatttaacccaaataatccatttttcatcaaacaagttatTTTTCTCCAAATATATCACATTATTTCCATTTTCAGATGTCCTGTTTCAGCTGAACAATTTATCttgtatttcaatatttattgattttcgACTCGTTATGCAGCCGGTTATCTTCATATGATCAATCAAATGAAAGAACTGATAAGTGCAGCTGGAAAGAAGGTCTACACTCTTGCAATGGGACGACCAAACCCAGCAAAGCTTGCCAACTTTCCCGAGGTAAATGATTCAACCTTTCTAAGTTTCTCCATGTTTGACCAAGATCAAACTACAGTATCAGTTTGTTTactaacaattatttaaaacctGGATAGTGCGATGTTTTTGTATATGTTTCCTGTGCACAAACTGCTCTCTTGGACAGCAAGGAATTCTTAGCTCCAGTTATTACTCCTTTCGAGGCTATGATAGCTTTCAACAGGTACAACCACATGCGAGAGCAAACAAGCTTAATATTTTAATGCATATTTTCATGAATTATACTATTTAAGAAACAAAGAGGCTTTGAAGAAGTATATAATTAATAGTTGGTTGACTTGTGTTTCACAGGGGAAAACAATGGACGGGAGCTTATATGATGGAGTTTCAAAATCTAATAACTTCATGTCCAGTCGAAGTACAAGAAGACCAGATAGAGGAAGCTCGATTCTCGTTCCTTCAAGGAGGATATGTAGAAGATGTTGATCTACAACAAGGTGCTTTTCTATTATTCTTTTCTCCTTATTTTAACAATTGTTATATAGATGATGCTTCATTTGGTTAAGCATGTATAATTGCTAGCTCAATACGATTATGTCAATTTATCAAAGAGTTGGGCCTCCCATTTGGAATTACTTTTTTCATGTTTCTGTATCTGGATGCAGATACATAAACATTTAGAAAGTaaacttaggccttgtttgatgaacgGTCATATGGCTAGCTCAATACGGTCATGTTATCAAAGAGTTAGGTCCCCCATTTGGAACCTTTTTTTCCCTCCATGTTTATGTATTTGGATGCAGATACAAAAACATTTAGAAAGTAAACTTAGGCCTTGATTGATTGATGACGTGTTATTTGGATTACCCATTATCCCATCTTCAATCTACATcgaaataccctttatttttttaacattttaaaagattaaatacaaaagatattttagtcatttaacccaaataatccaatttttcatcaaacaagttcttaatGAGAAagattcataaataaaaaagttttttcaACTGAGGGCTAGTTGAACAATGAAAATAGATGGCGGGTGCCAGATCGTATCGATCAGGTtatgtaaatttttattattgtattaaaTGTTGAATTGGTCGAATTAGATAACagttgaaaaatatgtttgcattttttcttttctgGGGTGATGAAGTctgttaatatttgtttttttctggGGTGATAAAGCAGATGTGACGAAAGAAAATGAAGGTGGGCCTTTAAGTTTGGTAAAAGCAAGTGAAAATGCTCTTCAAGTGCGCGATAAAGATTCTCGGTCAACAATAGTAAAGTCCGGAGCAGAATTCCTGGCTGGGCGATCTTATCAAGGACTTGATTATCGTAAAAGCAGTTTGCCACCACAACCGTTATTAGTTGGTCGAAGCGGAAAGGCATCTGGTTACAAAAACGAAAACATCAACTGAAAAACCCTAATCCAAGACAAAAACTAAGTTTGTTGTCGAGTTTTGTCCTGAATgtgacattattattattttctttctgaAGTAGGGATCGTATCTAAACGAATCATGACATCGTTATTacatgtttattattaatattatggtTAGAAAGAACACATGATTTGCATTGTCTAACTTCACCATATACATATGATTTGCATTTCACAACTTCCCCCTTTTTATGTATATTAGGAGATGTGTATCAATTATCAAacttacattaattattattttccccCAAGTATATATAGTAATAACAACAGCACCTTCCTTTGTTGTAAAACTGCAACCATGAGATTACAGAAGTATTGTTTGGTCTTATTAGTCACCGGAGTTTTGGCCGGAGCTCTGCAACCAGCCATGATCATGGCTCAGAACTGCAGTACCTGTGTGGCCGACGAATGCTGCGGGCGTTGGGGGTTTTGTGGGACAGGAGAAGATTTCTGCGGGTCGGGTTGCCAACAAGGACCTTGTTTGGTTCCACAACAACCCATTGAGGAGGTGTCGATTTCTGATATTGTAACAGAATCGTTTTTTAACGGGATAATAGGGCAGGCTGATGCTACCTGCCCCGGAAAGAGCTTTTATACTAGGTCAGCTTTTCTTAATGCTCTTGGATCGTACCCAAAGTTTGGGACAGACGGTTCTGTCGACGACTCTTTACGTGAGATTGCTGCGTTCTTTGCTCACGTTACCCATGAAACCGGACGtaaactttatttctctcttcattatttaacataatttatttgaattgtatGAAGAATTTATTGGGAATGCTATATTAATATGACATATGACAGATTTTTGCTACATTGAGGAAATAGAGGGCATTTCAGAGGACTATTGTGACGAAAGCAACACCGATTACCCATGTGTCCCGGGACTAGGGTACTACGGGAGAGGACCAATACAACTAACTTGGAATTTCAACTATGGTCCAGCAGGAAACAGTGTCGGTTTCGATGGTCTAGCCAACCCCGGTTTAGTTGCATCTGATGTTACAGTATCCTTCAAGACTGCCCTTTGGTATTGGATGGACATAATGCATACTCTCATCATGTCTGGCCAAGGATTTGGAGCCACCATTAGGGCCATCGATGGTGATCTCGAGTGTGATGGTGGAAATGCAGCGACGGTTAATGCTAGGGTTGGCTATTATCTCGATTATTGTAACCAGTTTAGTGTTGAGGCAGGCGATAACCTTTATTGCTAACAATATGGTAGGAAAATAATAAGTTAAGGGCAAGGCAAACTGCTTTGTTTGtgatttcattattaaaattgtcaatgaaaatgaaaattaattgtTGAATACTCATGAATTTTACGCGTTAATGCCCTTATAGATGGATATGATATAAATGTTATTGCTATATTAAATGCGTTCTTGTTATATTTAGATATCGGGTTGGGAAAGGTATTGTCATTTAGTGAAatttggaagaagaaaatgaaataatacaTTGTATATAAGATGTTAGATGAAAGGAACTCCAAgcacttttaaaataaaaagtcatttttaaactaaaaatattctaaaaactCATATAATGCACTCAAATTAATTTCAtcattatattttacaattatcACTTCAAACTAAAAAGTTGAAATctgttaaaaacataaaaatctaaaaattaatctaatagTATGTTTCAAAAGAAATATTCAAAATTCTTACAAAACTAATAGTTATAAATGCATTCATAGTTCGATAAACAACCAATAACTTTTTACCAAAAATCGATTCAAGATCACAAGTAGTGacattttcatcttcttcttcctcacaGAATTGGAGCGGAATTATtgaactgaaaaaaaaaaacaaatggaaaaaactcaaatttgtgACATTTTTTGTATAAGCATTAGTTATATGAATTGACTAATTAATTACCTCTGTCAAAATTAAATTGATGTCATCGTCGATAGAAGCATCGATTTCGATTTTTCTATCAATATGTTGTTGTTGGTTATACAACAAATTACCATTTTGGATCCAATCATTTTCAACGAAAGTATTACCAACCGAACCTTCTCCCATAAGTAAGGAATGATCATCGAGTCGTGGAGCCTCAATGCCTGTCATATTTTCCGAGCTCGATGCCATTATAACGGAATTGTTGTGGATAGCGATTGGAGGTGGATGACTAATAGTAACTTGGAGATTAGGAACATCATATGAATTGGGACATGATAGATTATATGGTTGATGAATTCCAACATAGTTATTGACGGTTGAATTAATAACGCTACCAAATGATGCATATCTAGAGTCTATGCTCGGAAGTAAAGAATGGTTTGGAATAGTGTTTGGCGTGTTGAAAGCGAATGATCTATAATAAGGAGAAGGATTTGGTGTAGATTGATGGAAGTAGTTTCCATATGTGGATGGAAGGTGTTGGTTTTGTTGGATCAAACATTGATTGTTGTTTGAGTTGTTGTTTGAGTTGAATGGTACACTGTTGATCTTGACAGCGTTGTTAATGTCTTGTCTAGTCGATATTGGATCTTGAGCAACTATATTTGTTTCAGATGttaatcttttttttcctttcttcagCCCTTTTCTGTATTTCTGATCATCAATGAAACAATATTTTTTGAGAATATAAGATAACTAAATTAACCAATTATAGATGTATGATTtcaattagaaagaaaaattctaatgatGTTATTATATTCATGCATAAATATTGACGACGGTAATGAAGATTAATTtgacatacaaaaaaaatattattttcaaataactcttagattatttaaataaatcaattatcaAACAAAAGCTAAAGACATTAATGAGAAAGAGTTTATATTGAACAATTTACCTGTAGATGACTAGCAACGTTTTCGCGACTCAAATGTGGTTCATTCATGAACTCGAGTATCTTTTTGGGAAATGCATCTgtcaaacattataaataaaaaataatcattgaaCATATTGCAACATTTCTAAGATTACAGTGAgaatttaatgaataatttttcTTACCTGGACCAAGTATCTCAATAGCATCAATGAATTTATGATGTAACACTTTCGaccaattaactctcggtttctTGGAAGGACACAATTCTTCGTCAACTACAGATTGAACAACGGGTATTGTTTTTATCGTATCTTCAGTTTTTGGTACTGTCAACTTCGGAAGATTaggatcaaacatatttttcctcACAACATGCTGCCAAATGTTTTTTAGTTCTTCCATTCGAACTGGTTTCACCAAATAATCTCGAGCTCCATGTCTCACTCCTTTCATCACCAATTCTATGTCGTCCGAGGCAGATATCACTGCATtgtataaaaaaagaaaaataaattcatatttaaaaagaagaaaaaaaagattatttgagAGCTTAGCTTACTTATGACAGGAATATCCATTTCAAGGCCTATAATTTCCAACAGTTGAAAACCAtccatttcattcatttttacaTCGGTTATCACAATGTCGaagatttcttctttctttctcaaTATTTTCAGAGCTTCGGTTGGCCTTGTTGTTGCTTTTACTGCACGTCAAAGAATACAAAAGTAATTACATCATTTGAACAGTTAATTAACTCGTTTGAAAACTTTTCGAATAACctttttgatacatttattttgttCAATCCAGAAAAATGTAAATTCTAATTTGTTATTATAACCGTCACATTTACAACACATATTTCAATATCGCCAAAGTAAAAAAACGTGAttgaattcaaaaaaaaaaattattgtgcAAATTTGATGACAATGTTTTGCCGCCAAAATTTCAGGCTtgtcaaaaacaaaaacaaaaactcaaatttttatcttttttttaaaataggacTATAATTGCTTAAAAATAACactttataaagaaaaatgtaTTACTTACCCTTGTAATTGCATTTCTCGAGAGAGCTGGAAATAATCTTGAGGCAGACGATATTGTCATCGATAACAAGCACTCTCAACTTGTCTAGGAACTGATATTTGTCTTCACTAGTAGTCGTCTTATTCGACTCGGTATTTTGATCCAtctttttgtttatataaaatttaataatcttcataattaatatgaataagTTTTGAAGAGATTATATTCAGTTTGTGGTAgtagatttaaataatttttataattgtaaataaatagaTCGAAGCTTAACTTAAGCTTATAACATGTTAATAAATGTATGCTTATTTTATTCGATTTTAAGTTATTTCATAGTGTGTTTACTATTTAGTTATTTGTGTTTTGATTGTTTAGATCCTTCAAAAGCTagtttaatttgtttgaaaattaatatttggaaTGAATATGAATTAACTTATCTAAAATGGTGTAAGATTTAAGAATGATTCAAATGGTTAATTTTATGAGCAGAATTCTCCAATCAATTtgtattttgatcaaattaagTAATCATGGATCAAAATTAcagttgaataaaatatttgataaaaattaaaaatatccttaatatttcaatattatatatatataattgataaaaataaaaagacgtAAAAAAAACCTATTCCACATAATGATTTTCGGTAAAgttaaatattatgattaggGATTAGTCCAAAGTTTGAGAGACCATTTTTCtatatacattattaaatatataacatcactaatatttagaaaaaaaaatatgtcacTCTTAAAAAGTgatatcattataatatttaaaattatcagaatttattatactttcaagaattaaaaaaaactgtAATCGTGAAATTAAGAACTTCCAATACCTTTTTAATCTCTAACTATGACTATGaagatttttgttttatttaaactaatttgataaatatttatataatgtattttgattaactaatatatattttcatgttCGAAGAAGATTGAACAGACAATGACCTTTTAAAGCCGACTGCTATTAGTTATTTAGTATGAAGttcttaataaatatgaaatttaaactttttaatctCTCTATgaagatttttgtttttatttaaactaatttgatatatatttatacaaagaGTTTTGATTAACCAATATATCTTTTCATGTTCGAAAAAAATGGAACATACAATGCTTACCTTTTAAAGCCGCCTGCTGTTAGTTATGTTTAAACGTCGTCGTCGTCGCTGTCGTCGCCGCCGCAAGAGAAAGTCGATGTTATGAGTTAGCTAGTGGAATATACAGGTCTCTGTTTATATATGGGATGAATTGGCTgagtttttgaataataatttagataaggtaagtttaataaaataaaaaagtagaaaaggaagattccaaaaataatgaacttaatttttaattgagaaTTAACAGATTAGATTATAcgaaattttaatttctagCTAAATTAAATGGGGCCAGATTAGATATAACTATGGAATCTAAGCCTTTTTTCTAAGCTATAAATACACGGTCAGACTATCATTTTAGTTCAACAGTGGTATTGTCTCTCTTTTGAATCATGCTATTGTATATTTGTTGTATATGGCTAGGttgattatattttgattatatgtgTGACTGTCATGTTATCTTATTGCCTTGATCTATGCGGTCTTTTGAATTACCATTGAATTCGATCAAATTTCACAAAAGGCTCGACTAATAATGACATACGTATATCTATTATTTGTTATACGATAGTTGATAACACTCTCACAAACAAAATAGATCTTTGTAGGAATCTTATATTCTcacaatacaataattattgtttataatgGTAGACACTATTTTTTatactcaaatttataatttttaaaacatggacattttaaaagataaataactataataataataatgttgccccaaaataaaaataaagaacgATAATAACAGtgacataaataaataattaataataatagagatttgaaataataaggaaacaaataaaataaaataaaaaatagagattatgATATaaggaaacaaataaaataaaatgataatatatatatatatatttttttttgttgaattttattcttatagaaaataaaaaaaaattgaaactaaaaatgaaaaaaataaataaatcagttATTTATTGTGCAAGAAACTATAGAGAGCTACAAGTAAGCCATCATCCAATTTTCACCAATTCACATTGAATGTGTTCCATTATattttggagattttttttactattactTCTGTTTCGTTCGGTTTTAAAAAATTCCTATGAAACACCgttatatcatattattaaaaaaaaataattataaaattatataaacgaatattttaacattatatattaaaaatttatattattataaaaatataaattttaaaattcataatatgaagaataaattaatatattggtaatattatatattcaattatgttTATTAGTGTTGGGTATAATAAAGGCAAAGTCGAAATAAAGAATGTACATATAATCTCCGTCTCATCCCATTCGCTTTCGAGAAAAACAATCCATAACGTGAAAGTTTAGATAAATAACCGTTGGGACAGTTTATAATTGTCATCCATACTCTAAACGCTAACAGAATGCATGAAAATATGGATGGTCATCTTCTCTGGACGCTTCTTCAAGAATACGACCAATGATAGAAACTATCTAGGAACGCGATTCCGCTACAGACCACCAAAAGGCGTGAGACCAAGTCCGAGCTGACTATGACGAGATGAAGACCTCAACCACGCTGCACATTTCTCGTCTTGACCCTACGTAACATCAATTAAATACTGCAATAGACGAAAGACAATTTTGGGAGCGGTTATCACGAATTGGATCctatgattaatttaaatagttacCTAAGACCAGTTAACATAGCTAGAGGGCTCTAGTTAGAGAGGAGAGAAGGTAGAATGAGATCGAAAATTTACAATTTCTATTTGGTCGaaatatcttgatttttttaaggaGCTGTCAAAGCTTAATTCCAAGTTGATGGGAAGTTGCGGGAAGTTCATAAGAAACTTTCTACCTTACTTGTTCAAGTCATTTTTGTTCATCGGTTTTGGTTTCATATTTGTCACCTATACTGCATGTATTTTGgctaagtttaaaataaatttttatctacGGAATGTTATAGTCTAGATGCATTTTATTATGattgaaaatatcattaattactCTTTTAGATCTTAAAGACGGACCTAAGATTTTGACTTGGGTAAACTTAAATTTAgtgtattaaattatataaatatatatgaatgaaaaatattataatgtttaaataagttGAGATCTACGAGATTTTATAacataaaacttatttatactAGAATCAACATTTATTACTTTAGCTAAATTTAGGGACGAATCCagaaattatgtttatggtgggcttaaaatttatttatttttaaatgaaatcgaaaaaataaagaaaaaaacaatacatAAGAGGATgtgatttacaaaaattatcatactaactaataaaaaatattattattattatcattttaaaatgttgaaacGGTGATAcatgatgttaattattttaaacaaatagttatttattataaaatattatttggagataaaataaataaacacaatatatatgaaaaataaaaatatctttaaattataaaaaacactcaaataattatatcaaaCAAATCCTATAAAATAACTATCATCTcaataatcataatcaaacaaactttcacaaaagaaataataataataatgtaatatcCTAGAGATTGTTTGATAATAGttgtttttttaaacttttacctaaatttaatattttctcatattttactttatatattttattattcctttgttcataaaataataaactacatcttataatttaatatatattctctcttataatatatttaaaggtAGAAtgataaatcaattttaaaaaactaattttttttacaattaaattatataattattttatcaaacccaactaaaagtaaataaataaatcaaaaataccCTCTCTTTTTATCCCATCTCACTCATATATCGgtgaaatttgacgaaatgaccttaaagaACCACTTATTAGTATTCGTGGTCAtcccataattttttattgCTCTCGtaatcactttatttttttggacgaaaataccctCATCGCGTAACACGAAGGCCCTTCGCATTTCGCGAAGTGGAAAAGTGTGAAAAGTCTAtaatacccttactatttaatataacttcggcatatttttttcattttttttcttctctttctctctcttcccgctcttctcctcatTCTCTCTAACCCTAAACAGCGGAAAATCTCTTCGACGACGGCGGCG
This is a stretch of genomic DNA from Impatiens glandulifera chromosome 4, dImpGla2.1, whole genome shotgun sequence. It encodes these proteins:
- the LOC124934282 gene encoding 2-(3-amino-3-carboxypropyl)histidine synthase subunit 2 isoform X1, whose product is MKEFDAEFDFNYEISQTADFIRSRNYSRVALQFPDHLIKDSIRVVSSLNDRLQDTDTRLYVMADTTFGSCCVDEVGAAHANADCVIHYGHTCLSKTSTLPAFFVFGKAKINVTRCVEKLSNHALTTSKPILVLFGLEYAHAIQDIRKALTDVASRLHDSESRSVFYYADVVSTIIEPSNTTSNGKLERVVCSTDTGDAKEAVTSKYSIGGLTWSLPKELKIEDCFLYWIGADNSSFSNAVLTFNECEIIRYDAVEDFCVSDVSQLKRILKRRYYLVEKAKDANIVGILVGTLGVAGYLHMINQMKELISAAGKKVYTLAMGRPNPAKLANFPECDVFVYVSCAQTALLDSKEFLAPVITPFEAMIAFNRGKQWTGAYMMEFQNLITSCPVEVQEDQIEEARFSFLQGGYVEDVDLQQADVTKENEGGPLSLVKASENALQVRDKDSRSTIVKSGAEFLAGRSYQGLDYRKSSLPPQPLLVGRSGKASGYKNENIN
- the LOC124934282 gene encoding 2-(3-amino-3-carboxypropyl)histidine synthase subunit 2 isoform X2, translating into MKEFDAEFDFNYEISQTADFIRSRNYSRVALQFPDHLIKDSIRVVSSLNDRLQDTDTRLYVMADTTFGSCCVDEVGAAHANADCVIHYGHTCLSKTSTLPAFFVFGKAKINVTRCVEKLSNHALTTSKPILVLFGLEYAHAIQDIRKALTDVASRLHDSESRSVFYYADVVSTIIEPSNTTSNGKLERVVCSTDTGDAKEAVTSKYSIGGLTWSLPKELKIEDCFLYWIGADNSSFSNAVLTFNECEIIRYDAVEDFCVSDVSQLKRILKRRYYLVEKAKDANIVGILVGTLGVAGYLHMINQMKELISAAGKKVYTLAMGRPNPAKLANFPECDVFVYVSCAQTALLDSKEFLAPVITPFEAMIAFNRGKQWTGAYMMEFQNLITSCPVEVQEDQIEEARFSFLQGGYVEDVDLQQDVTKENEGGPLSLVKASENALQVRDKDSRSTIVKSGAEFLAGRSYQGLDYRKSSLPPQPLLVGRSGKASGYKNENIN
- the LOC124934284 gene encoding endochitinase EP3-like; the encoded protein is MCINYQTYINYYFPPSIYSNNNSTFLCCKTATMRLQKYCLVLLVTGVLAGALQPAMIMAQNCSTCVADECCGRWGFCGTGEDFCGSGCQQGPCLVPQQPIEEVSISDIVTESFFNGIIGQADATCPGKSFYTRSAFLNALGSYPKFGTDGSVDDSLREIAAFFAHVTHETGHFCYIEEIEGISEDYCDESNTDYPCVPGLGYYGRGPIQLTWNFNYGPAGNSVGFDGLANPGLVASDVTVSFKTALWYWMDIMHTLIMSGQGFGATIRAIDGDLECDGGNAATVNARVGYYLDYCNQFSVEAGDNLYC
- the LOC124934907 gene encoding two-component response regulator ARR10-like yields the protein MDQNTESNKTTTSEDKYQFLDKLRVLVIDDNIVCLKIISSSLEKCNYKVKATTRPTEALKILRKKEEIFDIVITDVKMNEMDGFQLLEIIGLEMDIPVIMISASDDIELVMKGVRHGARDYLVKPVRMEELKNIWQHVVRKNMFDPNLPKLTVPKTEDTIKTIPVVQSVVDEELCPSKKPRVNWSKVLHHKFIDAIEILGPDAFPKKILEFMNEPHLSRENVASHLQKYRKGLKKGKKRLTSETNIVAQDPISTRQDINNAVKINSVPFNSNNNSNNNQCLIQQNQHLPSTYGNYFHQSTPNPSPYYRSFAFNTPNTIPNHSLLPSIDSRYASFGSVINSTVNNYVGIHQPYNLSCPNSYDVPNLQVTISHPPPIAIHNNSVIMASSSENMTGIEAPRLDDHSLLMGEGSVGNTFVENDWIQNGNLLYNQQQHIDRKIEIDASIDDDINLILTEFNNSAPIL